aattgaaattgaaataatgttgaaaatataaaaattagtgtaaaaaagtattgaaaactttaaattttttagtttattatatatgtcgattttgtgttgattttgtgttgctttcgtgttgatattaaaactgatgAAAAATATTAAcagcaaaaaaaaatcaaaattcaaaaaaaaattcaaaatttgaatatgtgataaatattaaatgcaGGAAAATAATggcgaaaaaaaattaaaaatgataaaagaaaatattgtaaaatgagaattaaTATAAAAGGTAAAGTTTTCTCAAAAAGTAGtataaaacaaagaaaaattggtataaaaaaaactttatttcCTTTATTGAATCAACTCAAAATTcaaagataattttatttttattttttgctttgtttttttgtttaacaaactggttacaaaataaattgcATGGCTATAATTCTTCACTAGAAAATCAAAAATCTCACTTCTGATTGACTGAAGGAGACTCAGGAAAGCATTATATTAGTGGTTTTTGGTggtaagttttattttatttagtgttATTTTCAAGAtgcataaataattatatatgacGCATATAATTTGTCTTTTATTGTGACTGAACTGTTGGAAACAGTGATGATTTGATTTTGTTCTTCTTGGTACTTTAATTGACACTGAACAAACTTAAATTTTCAAACTTTAAGTGACTGAGTGAATAAATTCATGTTGTTTAGtttcttttatttgattatttgtgTAATTAGCCTGAGTTTGATTAATGCCATCTTAGTACTTGACATTATGTCTAAATCAGTTTTCAAAAAAAACCATTTTTATTCTGGTCTGGTGGTCCAAGCCGCCATCTGGGCGCCATGATCGCAGGCTCAAACCCCGTTACGctcttttttaataaatagaaTAGTTGAAACTGGACTGCGTGCCATTATGTCCAGAATTGTTATGGGCGGTCCATGTCTCGGAATTTGACACTAATCTGGACTTCGGCTCGGGGAGTGAGTCCTCGTCGCCAATGGGTGGTCCATGTCTCGGAATTTGACACTAATCTGGACTTCCGCTCGGGGAGTGAGTCCTCGTCGCCAAAAGAAAGatgcaatttttatttttgtttgaattgttACCGTTAGGAATGAGAGAGTGTGAATTTATGGGTTGGAGTTTTGTAGTTTAGCTTACAAAAGTTGGTTTTCTTTATCTTCTTATCACTTTATCTTTTTGTTTCTGCTTCTGCTATCATAGCTGTTTCCTTCTTACCATTCCCTTTACCATATTGTTCACTCTTAGGTTCTCTGTCTCTCTGGATTCAATTTAGTTTCATTTTCAATATATGTTCAACTTTTCTAATAGAAAATGTTCCTTTTTATTCTTTCCATGTAGATTGCTTGATTCAATAGTTTAGATTAGCTGGATCAAATCTTCTCTTTTTTTGCTTTTAGCTTCCTTTTGTTAGCCTTTTTCGACGAAAAACGGTTTAATTGTATCTTTAAATCACAATTCTTGCTCTTTTGTTCTATGTGTATAGCTAGCATTTCTATGACTTTCTGTTTGTTGGCTTTTGGATGACTATTTTAGGTTGCTTGAAAGGTTTGTGAATTGACTTTATTGACTGCCTGCAGGTTATGAGCTGCGGAAATGGGATTCGCGTATATGAGCGACTCAAACTGGAAGGATTCGATTGAGAAACAAGATTGAACTCTTTTTGTAATCCATGGAGAATTCCTGTAATGGAAACGGGTTATCGGACAATGGCCATACAGTTATGCGACACTCTTTGCAATCGAGTATTAATGGGTCGTTATCTTGGCTCGACTTAAGAGTGTTTTATGTTCGTGTTAGCAAATGTGAGATCGATGATTCAACTCCCGAATACCTTACTGTAAATCACATCCCTTTACATCCTGATATACTTCTTGAAGTGAATGGTGTTAGAACTTCTGCTTACTCCGATGGGCCATCCATCCTTCTTCGGAGGGATAGGTTCGACAAGAAATCTGAAGAAGCTACATTTGTTAGCACTGACAGCGTAAGGGTTACGGGAAGCCTGAAGTTCGAGGTTTTTGATAAAGAAACTCTCTTGCTGTCTGGGATTCTTGAACCGTGTTATAACAATGGCGGTACGGGAGAATCAAGAGGGCATGGTCAGAAATGGAGCATGAATTGTGAATCAGATATAGCTGTTGGCACTAGCTTCGTGAAGGCGAAACAGCATAGCAGTCCGGACTCAGCTTTACCGACGATTGAGGTCTACGTTGCTGGATCCTTCTGTGGAACTCCAATTATTTTGACTAAGACTTTGCAGCTTAGTTTCCGTAAGAGGCAAATTAGAAAAGGCGGGTTGGATTCTATACCAGAATACGAGGCGACTGAGACCCCGGACTATGCTCGATCTGGGATTCCTTCACAGGTACATCTTGATTTAATATTGGTATTGCAGAGATGTCAATTATTTTATGCTTTGTTCTTCGGCTTTTATTGATACGTTTTATTGGATATTTGTGTTGACACAGTTTTCAAATGCTTATTATGCTTCAGTTTTGCAACTGATTCTGTGAAATGTCTTTCAAACTTGCCAATAGTTAGTGATAGAAATATGTTCCTACATTGCAGTATTCAGAAGAATA
This window of the Mercurialis annua linkage group LG5, ddMerAnnu1.2, whole genome shotgun sequence genome carries:
- the LOC126683320 gene encoding uncharacterized protein At1g01500-like gives rise to the protein MENSCNGNGLSDNGHTVMRHSLQSSINGSLSWLDLRVFYVRVSKCEIDDSTPEYLTVNHIPLHPDILLEVNGVRTSAYSDGPSILLRRDRFDKKSEEATFVSTDSVRVTGSLKFEVFDKETLLLSGILEPCYNNGGTGESRGHGQKWSMNCESDIAVGTSFVKAKQHSSPDSALPTIEVYVAGSFCGTPIILTKTLQLSFRKRQIRKGGLDSIPEYEATETPDYARSGIPSQYSEEYPNFKPENEDYSYHFSERDYFEGEDGELSWFNAGVRVGVGIGLSVCVGIGIGVGLLVQTYQGTKRNFRRRLL